Genomic segment of Drosophila simulans strain w501 chromosome 2R, Prin_Dsim_3.1, whole genome shotgun sequence:
GTGCCACCGGAGAGGCCAGACCTCCGTTTAGGACCATGTTCATGTCGTCCCCGGAACACTGGAACACCTCGATGTAGCGGTACTTCTTGCCGAACATCATATAATGATGGTGCCTGCGCTGAGCACACAGACGCGCTGACTCCTCCAAGTCCATCTGAATAAAGGCCTCACCGCTTGGCTGGCCCTAAAATATCAAGAAGCAGAAGATTTGGAATATTAAATGTACTACATACTATACTATTAAGCCAACTAACCTGTGCATTGATAACCATATGGACACCTTGGTAAATGATGTGCTTTGCAAAGTCATCGAGGAAATGCAGAATGTGCTCGACCATCGCCTCGTAGGGCAGTCCGCGCAGTCGGATGCAGTTCTTGGTGGTGCCCGAGGTGATGAGGTGCTGTGTGGGGAGAGGGAGAGCGGGAGGTGGCACGGGGGGGCACAGGTTAGCGGGGCTGGCTCCGAGGCTGTGGCTGAGGCTGTGGGCACCCAcctgcggcagcagcggcagctgcatcGTGGGCAGTTGGGCAATCAACGGCGGCTGGCTATGCCCGCCGCCCGACTCATAGTTCTTGGGGTCCATCGACCGGTTGAGCACCTGCTGCACCTCGGCGGTCGTGGAACGGAATAGCTCAATGTACCGCTGCCCAATGGATTCACGGTGCCGGCCCAGCGCCTTGGGCGCATCCGTCTCGTTTGCGAATAGCACGAAGGCATCACCCGTGGCCCGTCCATCCGGCTTCTTAACGAACAGCACGCCCTCATTCCCGTCAAGAACGTGGCAGGGCGGAGTATCCCCAGTGGTGAAGAAGTCCAGCTGAAagagaaaattataaaaattagcataagtttaaataattcttcTTTAAGCTGCATATGGATTTGTCGCATCCAGTTGTGGAGTGACAATGAACTCCTGGACAACTGCCTGTACTTACCACTTGCTTGGCTGTGGCGTCGTAGGGCAATCCCCGCATGCGAATGATCACCTGGGCGCCCTTCGAAAGGAAGGCCTGCGCCTCGTTGGAGGCTCCGCCGGCAATGGCCAGAAAATCCTCCCCCGATGCCCGGTACACCTCGATGTAGCGGGTGCCGATATGATGCTTGTGCCGCTTGAGCGCCATGTCGCGATGCTCCTGGCACACAAAGCGGATCAGAGCTTCGCCGTTACGACGACCGAGGGGAGAAAGACAGAGGGCCACGCCGCCTCTGGAATTCGAAGAAGGGGAGCGGTTAGCGGGTGGGTAAATGATAAAGTGGGTCGCTCGTAATCTCGACACGGCCGACCCCTGAACCGTCTTATCAATGGGTTGGCCTGGGCAATACACCACATATTACTCACTTGGCTACGTTGAGGCCGCGGAAGAACTTGGCAATGTCCTGGTCGCTGCTCTGCCAGGGTAATCCTCTGGCCCTCACGATGCAGTTACCGTCGACTTCGTCGTCTATGGAGCTGTGGAGGAAAATGGTAAAATCCGTAAGTATGATGTTTTTTTGGAAAACCACCTATCCCGTCCCGAATGAGGGGGTTATGCAACACGTGTTTGGCCCTCCTCTTGGGCAAGGAGAAAAAGGCGTCGCAGTCACGTTCCGATGTGCAACCAAAGTTCTTGACGATTACCAAGTCGCATAAACATTTCTGCTGACTCTCccgcaaacacacactcgcacaaatAAAACAGAATGTCATGCATAAATGGGCCaagcaaaaatacaaaaaaaaatacaagaaaataaaacccaacGAGCTGCgcgaacaaataaaaaacatgaaTAATCAGACTTGGCAAACTTGGACACAACAAGGAGTTTCATAAAATTGCCATTCCGGGAAGGGGGTTACCTCTGTCGCTTGCTAATTGTAACTTTTATAGTGATTGGACCCAAAAAAAACAGACCCCAATCTCTAGGAGCCGTCGTAGGTAGTTCAATATTTCCAGGCGATCTGGCGATAACAAGAGCCGTGCATTCACGTTGCCTCTGATCCGTTACGATGCCACCCGATACCTCACGATGCCATCGGCTGAGAACCGATCCCGTGGAAACACTATGACTATGTGGCTCTACGATCGAGCTCTTATCGTCTCCCAATCCAAACGAAGACTGACGAGAGCGACGCTCCCAGCTCGGATTTGCTGGGGCCTTCTTCCACTGTCGCAGTTTTCGAGTGATTTCTTGGTGGGCTTGGCGATCGCTTTGAGTTCTTTGAGTGAGTTATTCCCACTCGAAATAGTGCTTGGATCAGCTGAGAGGGGCTTGAGTCGACTTGGGTTTCGGGGAACCAGTTCAGACGAACCCAAAACACAAACTACTACAAACTCACCAAATTCCAGGTTCCAGTACCAGGTTGACCAATTCGTTTGCAGCAAATTTGTGACCTGTAAAAATAGCTCCAGTTAGTCAACAATTCGGAGAAAAGGTCCCAACTTTATATAGCTTACCTGCCTGGAGCAGCGTCTGGATCACAGTGACCATGTCGCGGGATTCGCGAATGTAAAAGTCGTTGTCCTCCACGGATGAAATATTGAGTTCTGTTGCGGGGAAAGTaatataaactaattaaaaccgTGTTCAGTTAATCAAACCCGGCAAATAgtaatcgttttatgagcacAGCTTAATTAAACGCATATTAACTCAATATGCATTTGGTAACAATTATTAAAGATTATGCAAACtaagtattttgcatttattgaattgttttttttttttaatcgcaacTTACCTCCAAGCATCTCGGCAATGGACTGGGGCATGGGCAGCGTTGGCGCCTGGAGCATCTTCTTCACATCCTTGACGGGAACGAGGGCGCGGGCAAGGTCGCCGGACTTGTAGCGCAGGAACTCCTTGCGCAGATCGCTGAAGCGGTTGTAGTACGCCGGCAGCTCCACATCCTTGGCACTGGCCTCCCGATGGAGGCACTGCCTCAGGGGCAGCTGACCGTCTGTGACCAGCTTGATCTCCGTATCGTGGAGCGACAGAGATCGCAGATAGGCATCGAACTGCAGGGTGGAGTCGCGGGAGATACACAGTTAGTTACCAATTGCAATTAGCACGTCTCGTAAAGACAGACGATGGAAAAGAGGGTGTGGGCCAAAGGTTAATAATAGCATTTGGAAAAATACGCCAAACATTCCACTGGCCCGTGGAGAAAAGTAGTTACTTTGGGTCACTGATAGTGCCACATTCCCCAGATTCGCCCCAATGCCAATGGCTTAAACCCGTTTGCTGGCCGGCAATTATGGCCAATTAAGTGAACAGTTTTCAGCCATGTCATGGTGAGTAAATATAACACGCGGCTTAATGTCGCATTACCAGCTCGAAATCGCGACAGAGCAAGGAGTGTAATCCAGATGACATCACTAATCTTGAGCCACCACCCTGCGCCGTTCGAGTGCAGCTTTATCTCCGGGCAATGGCTTTATTGGCCCTATTGACTTGGCCAATTAGCATGCCAGACTTGTGCCGGTTTCCCTGTGCGTCAGCCGCCAATCTCGCCAGGGAACAAAGGTTCCCAGATGCACTTTTAAGCTAAGCTAAGTAATTGCCTTGACCAATGGAATATCACACATAGAAGATTATATGGATGTATTAAATCTAAGCTTTGCTAACTAAATGTTAAAGATTAACAGCAGCTTTTTGAGCTTATAATAATATCCAGATCTATATGAAACAATCATTTATAACTCATAAAcgatcaataataataataatcaccCACATTAAACTGCCTTCGTTCAAATTATATGTTGTGCTTAATATTTGTACTAGATGTACAACTCTTAACTGATTAGTCAAGGTTAAAAGGGCATCAAATGTTTGAAGTAGTTAAAATTAGTGATGAACCCAACATATCAAACAAAAACTTCCCCATTCATATCGAGATCTTCTATCTGCATCAGCAGCCAACAATGTGTGTCGCATTTGTTTGCAGAGCGGCGGTTCCCAGTTCTTCTGACCGAATGGAGCTAAAAGTGGAACCGGGGGCTTGCCTGGAGTGTTTGTGTTATCAGTGGGTCAGATAAGCGCTCAAGGGGTGGGGGGATGGCGTTGACAGTGGGTGTGGAATCTGTACTGGGGCAAAGTTCTTCAGAGGATAATGCAACCCATCGTGACTGCGCGAGAAACTCGACCAATCACCATGACTCCCTCAGTTCAGAACTAGATCATCGATATTGGCTTATCGGAAGTCGTTCTATATGTCCAGCTCTAATGTCATTCATCTTTTCGAATTGGTAATTTATAGCTTGAATACTTTATAACTATAAATCTTAAGAACACAGTTTATACTTCAATCCATTCACTGTACTTTAATATTCGCCTTGAATATAACACAAATTTCCACTGTGTATCTGATTGTATATACCAGCACGGGTAATCCGATGCCCATTGATAAGGGTCCGCGCAACAGGCCTCATAAAACTCGGGGCAAGGACCAAGAACGTTCCCCTCTCTTTCGAGAGAGTGAGCGTTCTATTTATGGAACCCATCCGCATACCACCCAAAAACATGTGCATTCGCTGGTGGCATAGTGCAGGGTAATCTTATCGTAATCAGCTGATAACCAACTTGAATCGAAACGAGCCAAAACAACCCGAACAACGTGCTCTGATTACCGCACGGATCACATTGGATTATACGCACCTCTTCGATGGCCTCGCTCAAAGGTTTGCCGGCCGCCTGGGCCTCAGCAATGGGTAGAATCAGCTCGGATCCGTTCTCCAGGCTGCTTCCGTTGCCACTGGTGCTACCACTGCCATTATTGGCATCCCCGATCGCCAGGGGCGGGGAGCTGGCCGTGTTGTTGGTGACACTCGAGTTGTCCGAGGAGCCCGAGATGGTGCGATCTTTGATGAAGTAGCCATCCGGCCGCACGAGTATTTGTTTGGTGCCCACGATCTGAAAATGAGAATATGGATGGGGAGATGTAGTCATTAGTTTACCTTGACAATGATAAGTGTCGGTAATAATGATAGGGGCAGTACAAGGTATAGTCTGGAAATACCCTTTCAAAGAGTACACGTATTCTAGTCTAGGTAACAATCATACATAACATTACATAACATATTGAGACCAAGTTTAGGCCATCCTTAAAAACTACCTTAGAGCTAAAGAAAACATTtcgaaaataggaaaaacagTAAGCGTGACTATTCCCAGTCTTATCACCTCGCACAGAAACCGCTCTTGACCGAGTCAACTTTTGCTATCACTACCATCCGATAGTGGAGTACACCTGCAACTAAGAAAGCAAAATCGTTCTGGTTCCTGCTGGGAAATTATTTCCTAGGCGTCTTTCCGGAAACCTCCAATCTTTCGGAACCCAGAAACCGCAATcccaatttcaattccaaGGGAACAAAGAATGGTGCTTGCGTCAGCGGATATGCAAAGAAGTTACGATCCGATTCCAAATCGGGGTTCTCTGCAGGTAGTTGGGCGCTATGCAAATCTATTAGGCCTTAggaagaaaactaaaaaaaaagaaaacatggcgattttctttgttttccgATTTCTGTTGGCGTCCAAAATCGATTTACATAGGCTTTGAATGTGAGAACAATACTGGAATTGGAGgtttaaagtaaaaaaaaagaacgaggGGTATATGGCAGTACGGCAGTCcgaagaaaatgaaaaatgcatgagTTGTGGTCATGTTATATTCAACGGACAAGAGAGTGGGGGTTAAGAGCACCCCTAATTATGCCAGCGTGGGGATCTCAATATATCCGAAGAGAGggtatacacatatatatatatatatatatatatatatttcagaaTTTCCATTAACCCACTGATTTCAGCTCAATAGAAACGCCGATTAATTAAAGTTCAGCCAACTAAGAGTTCTAATTGGTTCAAGAGATTAAGAGCTAGCCCACCTAGCGCCCGTCTAGCCCCTCGGCACTCGATTTAGACGGCTTTTTGCAGTTTGTTTTCGAAtgttaattaactttaattgtTGCCATACGAGTCATAACTAGCCTGTAATTAACATGCCAATTACTCCATCTGTATAGTGTGGCggagtgtgcgagtgtttcTATATTAAATCAAGGAAATTGCTCCCCAGCAAGAAATCTATAACagtgaaaatcaatttcagaTCGAGCTGACATGAAAATGGATCAACTGAGACGGAAAACGATGTTTCCGTTCGGAAAAGTCGTCTGCCTCTGCTCGTGCAGGCAGCACACTCACTAAATTCTCTTATCACGTTTCACGAGCCATCGCTATAATCAAAACGATCCGATTTGACAGTCTGGTCGTTCGCCCCCCTCAGCTGTCCAAAAAAAGAAGACCCAACAGTCCCTCCTCCATTAGGCAGGCAAATGACAGTCAGAATCGGTCAGCATATtggcaattattattatagttcGATGTCTACTTGTATGGCAGAAGGCCTTCAAAtgcgatttcgatttcaattgctGTCAGTGGAATCACGACGCAAGGTACTAAATCGGGCTCATAATGACAGTCAAATCTAATACTGTTATTAGTTTTGTTAATAGCAGCGGATCTGTCGAAATTTCAACTTTCAATAGTAACTAacttcaaataaatataatatagagTTGCTTTTATTGCTCAATAAATGGCATATTTAACTTAATTCAGATGATCGCATCTCCTATTTCCAAACACGCGTTTGTCTGCTGACCTGCGTTAATTTAATacataaattcaagtttaagaCTTGGTAAtcaacatatttaataatcgtttaaataatacaaatagtGACATTACTATAATATTGGCACTTTCCAAAACTTTGGATCTTTACCGTTTGAGCATTTTGTGACTCCGATATATTAGCATATATTTCGCAGACTACATTTCGTATTCAGATATGCGACgacatttataatatattttatataaaagtcTGGTCTATACGGGTATTCCTCATTAGAGGGGTCTGAATCTAGTCGAGGGATGGCGGAGAAAGGGAAGGATTTTGGAGAAATTCGAGCGTCTGCCGGTGACCCCGTGACCTGGCCAAAAATAGCAAGAGAAAAGCGATACAATATTACCAATAATCTCTGCGGCGGGGACTCACCGCGAAGACGATTAACATAAAAATTGGCCCCAGAGCCGAAACGTTTTGCGAAAGCCACTTAGCTGGAAGCCAGAGTTTAAGCTTTGGTAATTAATTCATAATATTTTGGCAGCCGAACGCAGACAGAAGCTAACTGCTCTGACAGCGGGTCAGGGCCTTGGATGGTTGGGTCTAAGATCTCGCACAGAAATGGAAGCATTCGTAATTGCGGACCTTCAATGTCGCCATTAAATGCCACTTAAGATCATCGCGGAGGTGGGCTAGtgggcagtcagtcagtcaggcagGCAGGACGGGCTGGGAGTAGCTGGCTGTACTTACTAAAATGTTGCGTGCTCGTCATAAAATCGCGACAATGTCAGGCAAACATCTCGAATACCCCCGGCCAGTGCCAGCAAATAGCCTCAAGAGCCCCGACCCGAAGGTACACACAGACCCATCTCTAATGGCCGGCAATTTCCTTCATCAGTTCTAGTCGGTGCGAAAACAACGTccactatatatgtacatatgcatctAAGTATATAAGCAATGCCTTCCAGATGCGGTGCCTCTGAACACGCAGCCTCCGCCGGAATCGAAGCGCCTACGTAACCCCCAGATACTAGACGATACTAGACGGGGATACGATACAATCCGATACGGGTTTTTGTGTGCACTCGAGATTGTCAAGCattgggcaaataaaattgcgTATTGAAAGCGACATTATAAGACGAAATGCATCGAATTGGGTAAATCGAATAACGAGTCAATGCAACCGATAATGGGAAGAATAATTT
This window contains:
- the LOC6734641 gene encoding RNA-binding protein fusilli isoform X2; translated protein: MQVPEHVVSLYIATCGQNGAGLGSDEKEIILLVFVLLEVSTGQIVGTKQILVRPDGYFIKDRTISGSSDNSSVTNNTASSPPLAIGDANNGSGSTSGNGSSLENGSELILPIAEAQAAGKPLSEAIEEFDAYLRSLSLHDTEIKLVTDGQLPLRQCLHREASAKDVELPAYYNRFSDLRKEFLRYKSGDLARALVPVKDVKKMLQAPTLPMPQSIAEMLGELNISSVEDNDFYIRESRDMVTVIQTLLQAGHKFAANELVNLVLEPGICSIDDEVDGNCIVRARGLPWQSSDQDIAKFFRGLNVAKGGVALCLSPLGRRNGEALIRFVCQEHRDMALKRHKHHIGTRYIEVYRASGEDFLAIAGGASNEAQAFLSKGAQVIIRMRGLPYDATAKQVLDFFTTGDTPPCHVLDGNEGVLFVKKPDGRATGDAFVLFANETDAPKALGRHRESIGQRYIELFRSTTAEVQQVLNRSMDPKNYESGGGHSQPPLIAQLPTMQLPLLPQHLITSGTTKNCIRLRGLPYEAMVEHILHFLDDFAKHIIYQGVHMVINAQGQPSGEAFIQMDLEESARLCAQRRHHHYMMFGKKYRYIEVFQCSGDDMNMVLNGGLASPVAQPPPPHLGHAHKQQSLLAATTGMFSSAGQSPTTVAAGTAQSPLGGTHTHTHPHSHAHAHATGHAQAAAAAAHHGLSASSAMLPGLSAAASASGLASFMSAGQQSAAAAAHSAASLQNAAVALAPQGYALNPFSLPPPGSAAAAAASTPALLAQQQAQFIAQQSLLVRQQAAAAALAAEQQQQQQQQQQLYASAMLQQHPLYLQQQQQQQQLYASAMLQQGQPQFVLMQRPSAAYLPPFPLSYMSAAGAASGVGVAPGAAVAGAAAAASPSASNSSLGQSMKRSYENAFQQDAAGAAAAASAAKRALTRQPSSVYSYYNSGI
- the LOC6734641 gene encoding RNA-binding protein fusilli isoform X1, whose product is MQVPEHVVSLYIATCGQNGAGLGSDEKEIILLVFVLLEVSTGQIVGTKQILVRPDGYFIKDRTISGSSDNSSVTNNTASSPPLAIGDANNGSGSTSGNGSSLENGSELILPIAEAQAAGKPLSEAIEEFDAYLRSLSLHDTEIKLVTDGQLPLRQCLHREASAKDVELPAYYNRFSDLRKEFLRYKSGDLARALVPVKDVKKMLQAPTLPMPQSIAEMLGELNISSVEDNDFYIRESRDMVTVIQTLLQAGHKFAANELVNLVLEPGICSIDDEVDGNCIVRARGLPWQSSDQDIAKFFRGLNVAKGGVALCLSPLGRRNGEALIRFVCQEHRDMALKRHKHHIGTRYIEVYRASGEDFLAIAGGASNEAQAFLSKGAQVIIRMRGLPYDATAKQVLDFFTTGDTPPCHVLDGNEGVLFVKKPDGRATGDAFVLFANETDAPKALGRHRESIGQRYIELFRSTTAEVQQVLNRSMDPKNYESGGGHSQPPLIAQLPTMQLPLLPQVGAHSLSHSLGASPANLCPPVPPPALPLPTQHLITSGTTKNCIRLRGLPYEAMVEHILHFLDDFAKHIIYQGVHMVINAQGQPSGEAFIQMDLEESARLCAQRRHHHYMMFGKKYRYIEVFQCSGDDMNMVLNGGLASPVAQPPPPHLGHAHKQQSLLAATTGMFSSAGQSPTTVAAGTAQSPLGGTHTHTHPHSHAHAHATGHAQAAAAAAHHGLSASSAMLPGLSAAASASGLASFMSAGQQSAAAAAHSAASLQNAAVALAPQGYALNPFSLPPPGSAAAAAASTPALLAQQQAQFIAQQSLLVRQQAAAAALAAEQQQQQQQQQQLYASAMLQQHPLYLQQQQQQQQLYASAMLQQGQPQFVLMQRPSAAYLPPFPLSYMSAAGAASGVGVAPGAAVAGAAAAASPSASNSSLGQSMKRSYENAFQQDAAGAAAAASAAKRALTRQPSSVYSYYNSGI
- the LOC6734641 gene encoding RNA-binding protein fusilli isoform X4, with the translated sequence MQVPEHVVSLYIATCGQNGAGLGSDEKEIILLVFVLLEVSTGQIVGTKQILVRPDGYFIKDRTISGSSDNSSVTNNTASSPPLAIGDANNGSGSTSGNGSSLENGSELILPIAEAQAAGKPLSEAIEEFDAYLRSLSLHDTEIKLVTDGQLPLRQCLHREASAKDVELPAYYNRFSDLRKEFLRYKSGDLARALVPVKDVKKMLQAPTLPMPQSIAEMLGELNISSVEDNDFYIRESRDMVTVIQTLLQAGHKFAANELVNLVLEPGICSIDDEVDGNCIVRARGLPWQSSDQDIAKFFRGLNVAKGGVALCLSPLGRRNGEALIRFVCQEHRDMALKRHKHHIGTRYIEVYRASGEDFLAIAGGASNEAQAFLSKGAQVIIRMRGLPYDATAKQVLDFFTTGDTPPCHVLDGNEGVLFVKKPDGRATGDAFVLFANETDAPKALGRHRESIGQRYIELFRSTTAEVQQVLNRSMDPKNYESGGGHSQPPLIAQLPTMQLPLLPQHLITSGTTKNCIRLRGLPYEAMVEHILHFLDDFAKHIIYQGVHMVINAQGQPSGEAFIQMDLEESARLCAQRRHHHYMMFGKKYRYIEVFQCSGDDMNMVLNGGLASPVAQPPPPHLGHAHKQQSLLAATTGATVLGAHFGGPFPAYGAAPPPPPPHTPLLATPRSHHHPHHHPASAFYPPPLVYWPYPSPPVSPTTYYSQPGAHSPSQAMYPLDFFPPSPLSPPNVSIPNTSTGLILTPTKAAVSFVPPKQFSPSSTGSGSPNSSSVKLAGQAVPAHMPSIAVNGRTEGATSTGAKDTPSTPQETSASQTLLSIDTNHATPTTAAAPPLKTGSQGSAGAAATPLVSNSCVELYIS
- the LOC6734641 gene encoding RNA-binding protein fusilli isoform X3 produces the protein MQVPEHVVSLYIATCGQNGAGLGSDEKEIILLVFVLLEVSTGQIVGTKQILVRPDGYFIKDRTISGSSDNSSVTNNTASSPPLAIGDANNGSGSTSGNGSSLENGSELILPIAEAQAAGKPLSEAIEEFDAYLRSLSLHDTEIKLVTDGQLPLRQCLHREASAKDVELPAYYNRFSDLRKEFLRYKSGDLARALVPVKDVKKMLQAPTLPMPQSIAEMLGELNISSVEDNDFYIRESRDMVTVIQTLLQAGHKFAANELVNLVLEPGICSIDDEVDGNCIVRARGLPWQSSDQDIAKFFRGLNVAKGGVALCLSPLGRRNGEALIRFVCQEHRDMALKRHKHHIGTRYIEVYRASGEDFLAIAGGASNEAQAFLSKGAQVIIRMRGLPYDATAKQVLDFFTTGDTPPCHVLDGNEGVLFVKKPDGRATGDAFVLFANETDAPKALGRHRESIGQRYIELFRSTTAEVQQVLNRSMDPKNYESGGGHSQPPLIAQLPTMQLPLLPQVGAHSLSHSLGASPANLCPPVPPPALPLPTQHLITSGTTKNCIRLRGLPYEAMVEHILHFLDDFAKHIIYQGVHMVINAQGQPSGEAFIQMDLEESARLCAQRRHHHYMMFGKKYRYIEVFQCSGDDMNMVLNGGLASPVAQPPPPHLGHAHKQQSLLAATTGATVLGAHFGGPFPAYGAAPPPPPPHTPLLATPRSHHHPHHHPASAFYPPPLVYWPYPSPPVSPTTYYSQPGAHSPSQAMYPLDFFPPSPLSPPNVSIPNTSTGLILTPTKAAVSFVPPKQFSPSSTGSGSPNSSSVKLAGQAVPAHMPSIAVNGRTEGATSTGAKDTPSTPQETSASQTLLSIDTNHATPTTAAAPPLKTGSQGSAGAAATPLVSNSCVELYIS